In Geminocystis sp. NIES-3709, a single genomic region encodes these proteins:
- the queF gene encoding preQ(1) synthase encodes MSENKFSEVKYGERAIEDGNLITFPNPRPGRVYDVSITLPEFTCKCPFSGYPDFATIYINYSPDEKVVELKAIKLYINSYRDRYISHEESVNQILDDFVEACDPLSITVKGDFYPRGNVHTVIEVKHNKALSF; translated from the coding sequence GTGAGCGAGAATAAATTTTCTGAAGTAAAATACGGTGAAAGGGCAATTGAAGACGGAAATTTAATTACTTTTCCGAATCCTCGCCCAGGTAGAGTTTATGATGTGAGTATTACCTTGCCAGAGTTTACTTGTAAATGTCCTTTCTCTGGTTATCCTGATTTTGCCACTATTTATATCAACTATTCTCCCGATGAAAAGGTAGTAGAATTAAAAGCCATCAAACTATACATTAACAGTTATCGCGATCGATATATTTCTCATGAAGAATCTGTTAACCAAATTTTAGATGATTTTGTCGAGGCTTGTGATCCTTTATCGATAACAGTCAAAGGAGATTTTTACCCACGAGGTAATGTACATACAGTCATCGAAGTAAAACATAATAAGGCGTTGTCTTTTTAG
- the tig gene encoding trigger factor — MKITQEKLPASQIGLEIEIPAEISKNTYEKVVKEIAKTANIPGFRKGKIPRPILLQRLGSERIKAAVLEELIQDSLEKAIEQESISVLGNYRLKSDFEDLIKTYKPDEVFTFKAAVDVAPEVTLGQYQGLQVKAEEIVYKEEDVNKLLDERREKLATLIPVENRGAQMGDIAVIDFEGRKPTENGEEGEIIQGTEGKEYQVELSEGKFIPGFVEGIVGMNIDETKKLNLSFPEDYPQKDLAGEAIIFTVTLKDLKEKELPELDDDFAQEVSEFETMAELKESLEKQYKDKAANDTKQNIHGAIVEELLKHTSIDLPESMLEEETQNILLQTANQLQSYGMDVNQFLTREVVTKMRETAKPEASKNLHTTLIIEKIAEQESISVSEEEVTAKTIEIRETLKNRDVDEEKLTKYVKHDLLAEKTLDWLQEKTQVELVPEGSLTPPEKEELTEETEESNS; from the coding sequence ATGAAAATAACTCAGGAGAAACTTCCTGCTAGTCAAATCGGTTTAGAAATCGAGATTCCTGCAGAAATATCAAAAAATACTTACGAAAAAGTTGTTAAAGAAATAGCTAAAACGGCGAACATTCCCGGGTTTAGAAAAGGTAAAATTCCTCGCCCAATTTTATTACAGCGTTTAGGTAGTGAAAGAATAAAAGCGGCAGTTTTAGAGGAATTAATTCAAGATAGCTTAGAAAAAGCTATTGAACAAGAATCTATTAGTGTTTTAGGAAATTATAGATTAAAATCTGATTTTGAAGATTTAATTAAAACATATAAACCCGATGAAGTTTTTACTTTTAAGGCGGCAGTAGATGTAGCTCCAGAAGTTACTTTAGGACAATATCAAGGGCTACAAGTAAAAGCAGAAGAAATAGTTTACAAAGAAGAAGATGTAAATAAACTATTAGATGAGCGTCGGGAAAAATTAGCAACTTTAATTCCTGTCGAAAATCGTGGTGCTCAAATGGGAGATATTGCTGTTATTGATTTTGAAGGGCGTAAACCTACAGAAAATGGAGAGGAAGGAGAAATAATTCAGGGTACAGAAGGTAAAGAGTATCAAGTAGAGTTAAGCGAAGGTAAGTTTATTCCGGGTTTTGTGGAAGGTATTGTCGGTATGAATATCGATGAAACCAAAAAACTTAATTTATCTTTTCCTGAAGATTATCCTCAAAAAGATTTAGCGGGAGAAGCGATTATTTTCACTGTCACTCTTAAAGATTTAAAAGAAAAAGAGTTGCCTGAATTAGATGATGATTTTGCTCAAGAAGTGAGCGAGTTTGAAACGATGGCAGAATTAAAAGAGTCTTTAGAAAAACAGTATAAAGATAAAGCCGCTAATGATACTAAACAAAATATTCATGGAGCGATCGTAGAGGAATTATTAAAGCATACCTCGATCGATCTTCCAGAGTCAATGCTAGAGGAAGAAACCCAGAATATTCTCTTACAAACCGCTAATCAACTTCAAAGCTACGGTATGGATGTTAACCAGTTTTTAACCAGAGAAGTGGTAACAAAAATGAGAGAAACAGCTAAACCAGAAGCTAGTAAAAATCTTCATACTACTTTGATAATAGAGAAAATTGCTGAACAAGAATCTATTAGTGTCAGTGAAGAAGAAGTAACCGCTAAGACTATTGAGATTAGAGAAACTCTAAAAAATCGTGATGTTGATGAAGAAAAATTAACCAAATACGTCAAACATGATTTATTAGCAGAAAAAACTCTCGATTGGTTACAAGAAAAAACCCAAGTAGAATTAGTACCTGAAGGTAGTTTAACCCCTCCAGAAAAAGAAGAATTGACGGAAGAAACGGAAGAATCAAATTCTTAA